A window of Natrinema versiforme contains these coding sequences:
- a CDS encoding ferritin-like domain-containing protein, with amino-acid sequence MNDLHELFVHKLAQQYYIEQELVETLDEMARNTTNDRMSQGFADHRDETQTQVQRIEDVFAALDRPAEARDCAILDGLEEDRRELEAEIEDDELLNMVYLNAGMMTERVEMTAYEGLTTIGEQLELGNNVQQPLESNYDEEKSAFRELETMATAKDMKSLWDRLTPS; translated from the coding sequence ATGAACGATCTCCACGAGCTGTTCGTCCACAAGCTCGCCCAACAGTACTACATCGAACAGGAACTCGTCGAGACGTTAGACGAGATGGCCCGCAACACGACCAACGACCGGATGAGTCAGGGGTTCGCCGATCACCGCGACGAGACCCAGACGCAGGTCCAGCGCATCGAGGACGTCTTCGCGGCGCTCGACCGACCCGCGGAGGCGCGGGACTGCGCCATCCTCGACGGTCTCGAGGAGGACCGGCGCGAACTCGAGGCTGAAATCGAAGACGACGAACTGCTGAACATGGTCTACCTGAACGCGGGGATGATGACCGAGCGCGTCGAGATGACGGCCTACGAGGGGCTGACGACGATCGGGGAGCAGCTCGAACTCGGCAACAACGTGCAACAGCCCCTCGAGTCGAACTACGACGAGGAGAAGTCCGCCTTCCGCGAACTCGAGACGATGGCGACGGCGAAGGACATGAAGTCGCTGTGGGATCGCCTGACCCCGTCGTGA